A part of Maridesulfovibrio hydrothermalis AM13 = DSM 14728 genomic DNA contains:
- a CDS encoding mannose-1-phosphate guanylyltransferase/mannose-6-phosphate isomerase, with the protein MMIQPVILCGGKGSRLWPLSRESYPKQFLNIEGKNTLFQETALRANTLGEIASPIVMCNEDLRFLVAEQLLQLGIKGDIILEHEGKNTAPAVAISALLKKEDDPLLLIMPADHIIKDRAAFTESVKKAVKLAEQDYLVTFGIVPDRPETGFGYLHMGSPVGEGYKVLRFEEKPSAEVAVQYCDSGEYFWNSGIFLFRASAFLSELQTFAPDMLTACEKTLADSTHDLDFFRLNPSQFSKCPADSIDYAVMEKTDKCVMVKLDAEWSDLGTWSSLYRANEKDEQGNVLRGDVVASDIQNCYLHSESRLLTAIGLKDIIAIETSDAVFVAHMDEAHNVKKIVESLNIENRQETIHHRKVYRPWGAYESTDIGARFQVKCITVNPGQILSLQMHHHRSEHWVVVHGTAKITNGEKEFLLTEDQSTYIPIGTLHRLENPGKIPLELIEIQTGPYLGEDDIVRFEDLYGRFEK; encoded by the coding sequence ATGATGATTCAGCCTGTAATTCTTTGTGGAGGAAAAGGTAGTCGATTATGGCCACTTTCCCGTGAGTCTTACCCTAAACAATTTTTAAATATAGAAGGTAAAAACACTCTGTTTCAAGAGACCGCGTTGAGGGCAAATACACTGGGCGAGATAGCTTCTCCTATCGTTATGTGCAATGAAGACCTTCGTTTTTTAGTTGCTGAACAATTGCTTCAACTGGGCATAAAAGGTGACATTATTTTAGAGCATGAAGGCAAAAATACTGCCCCCGCGGTGGCAATAAGTGCTTTGTTAAAAAAAGAAGATGATCCGTTACTTTTAATAATGCCTGCAGACCATATTATCAAGGACAGAGCTGCATTTACTGAATCAGTCAAAAAAGCCGTTAAGCTCGCTGAACAGGATTATCTGGTAACTTTCGGAATAGTTCCTGACCGTCCGGAAACAGGTTTTGGATATTTGCATATGGGCAGCCCTGTCGGTGAAGGCTACAAAGTCCTCCGCTTTGAAGAAAAGCCTTCTGCTGAAGTTGCAGTTCAATATTGCGACTCCGGCGAATACTTCTGGAATAGTGGAATATTTCTTTTCCGCGCTTCAGCATTTCTAAGTGAACTCCAAACATTTGCTCCGGACATGCTTACGGCATGTGAAAAGACTCTAGCAGACAGCACGCATGATTTAGACTTCTTCAGACTTAATCCGTCACAGTTCAGCAAATGTCCCGCTGACTCCATTGATTACGCAGTAATGGAAAAAACGGATAAATGCGTTATGGTCAAACTCGATGCAGAATGGAGTGACCTTGGGACATGGTCTTCACTTTACCGTGCGAATGAAAAAGATGAACAGGGCAATGTTCTGCGTGGTGATGTCGTCGCCAGCGACATACAAAACTGCTATCTCCATTCAGAATCCAGACTGCTTACAGCCATAGGCTTAAAGGATATTATAGCAATTGAAACATCTGACGCTGTATTTGTGGCTCATATGGATGAAGCACACAATGTAAAAAAAATAGTTGAGTCATTAAATATAGAAAACCGTCAAGAAACAATTCATCATCGTAAAGTATACCGCCCGTGGGGAGCATACGAAAGCACTGATATAGGTGCTCGCTTTCAGGTAAAGTGTATCACGGTCAATCCCGGACAAATCCTTTCTTTACAGATGCATCACCACAGATCAGAACATTGGGTGGTGGTACATGGAACGGCCAAAATAACTAATGGTGAAAAAGAATTTTTGCTTACAGAAGATCAGTCGACATATATTCCGATAGGGACTCTGCACCGA
- a CDS encoding N-acetylmuramoyl-L-alanine amidase, whose amino-acid sequence MRKIFIQNLIMALFLAGLLVSVTPASAFGASIKDDFTIAWKQFHALTKDKKKSKYRSEWEKVAKKFRNVFKKSTRGKFAPKSLYYLGRTYEELGNRSGMKKDFRTSIDYYGRMISNFPSHSWTDDSIFRRAEIRLRKLREKDLAYSDYLTIVHRYSKSDMFSKARARLDSMDRKGISSGKKSTHKKPSGTIIPNKVAKSSSKKSSSRAKLLSVRYTSSESYTRVVLDLDDEVSYRYQILNPNQSVNRPHRLYVDLENTVLGNGVHKATHVADGILKDIRSAQKDPRTTRVVLDFNSMQDYKIFPLENPFRLVIDVQAPEKGKVAVRKTPAKRSQKTSKPQKYTPPKNSKQMAGELLEQLGLTFKTIMLDPGHGGKDPGASANGIKEKNVNLRFTKILAAKLKKAGFTVLYTRTTDKFIPLEERTGMANVKKADMFISVHCNAHRSSKINGIETYTLNLARNRNAVRVAARENAVSAKRISDLQVILTDLMLNSKMKESKDLAKSIHSKSLSSIRKRWSVKDQGVREAPFYVLMGAKMPSVLIELGYLTNRTEAKRLKSDKYLAYIADGIVKGVLEYKKRIERYASL is encoded by the coding sequence ATGCGCAAAATTTTCATACAAAATCTGATCATGGCCCTGTTCCTAGCCGGACTTCTTGTTTCGGTTACCCCTGCCAGCGCATTCGGGGCAAGTATAAAAGATGATTTCACCATTGCATGGAAACAATTTCATGCTCTTACAAAAGATAAAAAGAAATCAAAATACAGATCCGAATGGGAAAAAGTTGCCAAGAAATTTCGTAACGTTTTTAAAAAATCCACTCGCGGAAAATTCGCCCCGAAGTCTCTCTATTACCTGGGCCGCACCTATGAGGAGCTGGGGAACAGGAGCGGCATGAAAAAAGATTTCCGCACGTCCATTGATTATTACGGACGGATGATTTCAAATTTCCCTTCCCACTCGTGGACTGACGACAGTATTTTCAGACGGGCCGAGATAAGGCTGCGGAAATTACGGGAAAAAGATCTGGCCTATTCTGACTATTTAACAATAGTTCACCGCTATTCCAAATCTGATATGTTTTCCAAAGCCCGCGCCAGACTTGACTCAATGGACCGCAAAGGCATTTCTTCGGGCAAAAAATCTACTCACAAAAAGCCATCAGGCACAATTATTCCAAATAAAGTTGCCAAAAGCAGCAGCAAGAAATCTTCCAGCCGCGCCAAGCTCCTTTCAGTCAGGTATACCAGCAGTGAGTCATACACCAGAGTGGTTCTCGACCTTGATGATGAGGTCAGCTACCGCTATCAGATCCTGAATCCGAACCAGAGCGTCAATCGACCGCACAGGCTCTACGTCGACCTCGAAAATACAGTTCTGGGCAACGGAGTACACAAGGCTACCCATGTTGCTGATGGAATTTTAAAAGATATCCGCTCCGCCCAGAAAGACCCCAGAACCACTAGAGTCGTGCTGGATTTTAATTCCATGCAGGACTACAAAATTTTTCCGCTGGAAAATCCGTTCAGACTGGTCATTGATGTTCAGGCCCCTGAAAAAGGTAAAGTTGCAGTCAGAAAAACACCTGCGAAAAGATCTCAAAAAACGTCCAAACCGCAAAAATACACTCCGCCTAAAAACAGCAAACAGATGGCTGGCGAGCTGCTTGAACAGCTCGGGCTGACCTTTAAAACAATAATGCTGGACCCCGGTCACGGCGGCAAAGATCCCGGAGCAAGTGCAAACGGGATCAAAGAAAAAAACGTAAACCTGCGCTTTACAAAAATTCTGGCCGCCAAATTAAAAAAAGCCGGCTTCACGGTTCTTTATACCAGAACCACAGATAAATTTATTCCTCTTGAAGAAAGAACCGGTATGGCTAACGTGAAAAAGGCGGATATGTTTATATCTGTTCATTGCAACGCCCACCGCAGTTCAAAGATAAACGGCATTGAAACTTATACGTTGAACCTTGCCCGCAACCGTAACGCTGTACGTGTAGCTGCGCGTGAAAACGCAGTTTCCGCTAAACGAATCAGCGACCTGCAGGTAATTCTGACTGATCTGATGCTGAATTCAAAAATGAAAGAAAGTAAAGATCTCGCCAAAAGCATCCACAGCAAATCCCTGAGCAGCATCCGCAAAAGATGGTCCGTAAAGGATCAGGGGGTGCGTGAAGCTCCGTTCTACGTACTTATGGGTGCAAAGATGCCTTCAGTGCTCATTGAGCTTGGCTACCTGACGAACAGAACCGAGGCGAAAAGACTTAAGTCTGATAAATATCTGGCCTATATTGCAGATGGTATTGTAAAAGGTGTACTGGAGTACAAAAAGCGGATTGAGAGATACGCCAGTCTCTAG
- the glpX gene encoding class II fructose-bisphosphatase, which produces MEAPQRNLALDLVRVTEAAALASARWLGRGDKNAGDQAAVDAMRLSFNSLDISGTVVIGEGEKDHAPMLYNGEKMGAGEGPGMDVAVDPVEGTNLLAYGRPNAISVVGVAPTGMMLDPGPSYYMQKLVVPTAARNMVDINAPVKDNLNKIAKALNKDVDDLVVFVLEKPRHHGLIQEIRDAGARIQLHTDGDVAGALMVVDPRCPVDVMMGTGGTPEGVLAACAIRIMGGEMFATFDPQSEGEKGALLDQGYDLRNIMTVNDLVKSDDIFFSATGISGGTFLRGVRYLGYGAETTSLVMRGKTGTVRLIEAVHTWDKLMKISAVKYD; this is translated from the coding sequence ATGGAAGCTCCCCAGAGAAATTTGGCTCTTGACCTCGTAAGGGTAACCGAAGCGGCTGCTCTGGCCTCTGCCAGATGGCTGGGTCGTGGTGACAAAAACGCCGGCGATCAAGCTGCTGTTGATGCTATGCGTCTTAGTTTTAACAGTCTTGATATCAGCGGTACAGTTGTTATCGGTGAAGGCGAAAAAGATCATGCCCCCATGCTTTACAATGGTGAAAAGATGGGCGCGGGCGAAGGTCCGGGCATGGATGTAGCTGTGGACCCTGTTGAAGGAACCAATCTTCTTGCTTACGGTCGTCCTAATGCTATTTCTGTTGTCGGCGTTGCTCCCACAGGCATGATGCTTGATCCCGGCCCGAGTTATTACATGCAGAAGCTGGTTGTACCGACTGCTGCTAGAAATATGGTCGATATTAACGCTCCTGTAAAAGATAATCTGAATAAAATTGCCAAGGCTCTCAACAAAGATGTTGATGACCTCGTGGTTTTTGTCCTTGAAAAACCCAGACATCATGGTTTGATTCAGGAAATTCGTGATGCCGGAGCCAGAATTCAGTTGCATACCGATGGTGATGTGGCCGGCGCGCTTATGGTTGTCGACCCCCGTTGTCCCGTTGATGTTATGATGGGAACAGGCGGTACGCCTGAAGGTGTTCTCGCAGCCTGTGCCATCAGAATCATGGGTGGCGAAATGTTTGCTACTTTTGATCCTCAGTCTGAAGGGGAAAAGGGTGCTCTTCTGGATCAGGGGTACGACCTGCGCAACATTATGACTGTTAACGATCTCGTAAAGAGTGATGACATATTCTTCTCCGCCACAGGAATCTCCGGCGGAACTTTTCTGCGCGGTGTACGCTACTTAGGCTATGGCGCAGAAACAACCTCGCTCGTTATGCGCGGCAAAACTGGTACAGTACGCCTCATCGAAGCAGTGCATACATGGGACAAGCTCATGAAAATCAGCGCGGTCAAGTACGACTAG